In Patescibacteria group bacterium, one genomic interval encodes:
- the nusB gene encoding transcription antitermination factor NusB — MASRHLSRSIVMQSLYEWDFSGKKPEALKKIVEKNIKEFGPGLEDESFIWQLVNGVVTGLSQLDKIIEKAAPEWPIEQITIIDRNILRIGLYELLYSKKTEVPPKVAINEAIELAKSFGGESSRKFVNGVLGTVYREIEK; from the coding sequence ATGGCTTCAAGACACCTTTCACGCTCTATTGTTATGCAATCCCTTTATGAGTGGGATTTTTCTGGTAAAAAACCTGAGGCTTTAAAAAAGATTGTGGAAAAAAATATTAAGGAATTTGGACCAGGGCTCGAGGACGAAAGTTTTATCTGGCAATTAGTTAATGGAGTAGTCACCGGTCTTTCTCAACTTGATAAAATTATTGAAAAGGCAGCTCCCGAGTGGCCGATAGAGCAAATAACCATTATTGATAGAAATATTTTAAGAATCGGGCTTTATGAATTATTATATAGTAAAAAGACTGAGGTTCCTCCAAAAGTAGCAATAAATGAAGCAATTGAATTAGCGAAAAGTTTTGGTGGCGAGTCTTCACGGAAGTTCGTTAACGGTGTTTTGGGAACAGTTTATAGAGAGATAGAAAAATAA
- the rpmF gene encoding 50S ribosomal protein L32, producing MAVPKQRHTKSRRNKRRLHIFSRTPVLTRCPKCGKPVFPHTICQNCGYYKGREIIDVISKLEKKERKKRKKEIKAKEREEKAKKTTTHPPPSPKRAPKSLSWKEMSRK from the coding sequence ATGGCTGTTCCGAAACAGAGACACACAAAATCAAGAAGAAATAAACGGAGACTTCATATTTTTTCCAGAACTCCGGTTTTAACTCGTTGTCCCAAATGTGGAAAACCGGTTTTCCCTCACACTATCTGTCAAAATTGTGGATATTATAAAGGCAGAGAGATCATCGATGTGATATCTAAACTTGAAAAAAAGGAAAGAAAGAAAAGGAAAAAAGAAATAAAGGCAAAAGAAAGGGAAGAAAAAGCAAAAAAGACCACAACCCACCCACCACCCTCCCCCAAGCGGGCCCCTAAATCATTAAGTTGGAAAGAAATGTCCCGTAAATAA
- a CDS encoding ribonuclease HII, whose protein sequence is MFPNFREEKKLWKKGHKRIAGLDEAGRGPLAGPVVAAAVMIKKPKFRDKKFFEDIKDSKKLSEKKREEFYEVLTNRSQIEWGIARVSERVVDRINILGATKLAMERAVRKLKRKPNFLILDGNFKINLNIPQKSIKRADEKVFSCAMASIIAKVYRDRIMRRFHKKYPKYGFNRHKGYPTKLHRKMLKKHSPCKIHRKSFKPVQKLLNC, encoded by the coding sequence ATGTTTCCCAATTTTCGTGAAGAAAAAAAATTATGGAAGAAAGGACACAAGAGAATCGCTGGTTTGGATGAGGCTGGTCGGGGACCTTTGGCTGGACCAGTGGTGGCGGCAGCAGTGATGATAAAAAAGCCCAAATTCAGAGACAAAAAGTTTTTTGAAGATATAAAAGATTCAAAGAAATTGTCAGAAAAAAAACGAGAAGAGTTTTATGAGGTTCTAACAAATCGTTCCCAGATAGAGTGGGGGATAGCCAGGGTTTCAGAAAGAGTAGTTGATAGAATTAACATTTTGGGAGCAACTAAATTGGCAATGGAAAGAGCGGTTAGAAAATTAAAAAGGAAACCTAACTTTTTAATTTTAGATGGAAATTTTAAAATTAATTTAAATATTCCCCAAAAATCAATTAAAAGAGCCGATGAGAAAGTTTTTTCTTGCGCCATGGCTTCTATTATTGCTAAGGTCTATCGAGATAGAATAATGAGAAGATTTCACAAAAAATATCCCAAATATGGTTTTAATAGACACAAAGGTTATCCAACAAAATTACATCGAAAAATGCTAAAAAAACATAGTCCTTGCAAAATTCATCGAAAATCATTCAAGCCAGTACAAAAACTGTTAAATTGCTAA
- a CDS encoding DNA polymerase III subunit alpha, whose product MKFTHLHTHSHYSLLDGLPKIDELLDYAKELGMEALALTDHGALYGAVEFYKKAKELGIKPILGSEVYLAYEKMTQKRPNIDDKKYHLVLLIKNEEGYKNLVKLLTRAHLDGFYYKPRIDEDLLSKYSSGLICLSGCLQGKIPKLILAKKIDEVEKISLKYQEIFGKDNFYLEIQHHPNILDQKIVNKALISISKKLNIPLVATNDIHYLKPEDAEAQDILMLVNTGADPNNPERLTLKADDFSMRSPQKMKRDFKDSPEAILNTQKIADLCNFQFELGKIQLPQFKALTLESQDKYLEKLCFQGLKKRYGQSPKKKVLDRLNYELSIIEKTGFASYFLIVQDFVNWAKENGIIVGPGRGSAGGSLVSYLLNITNVDPIKYNLLFERFLTGERISLPDIDLDFTDQRRDEVINYVAKRYGRNKVAQIITFGTMAARAAVRDVGRALNYSYSYCDRIAKMIPMGFTLDQTLKMVEEFYQIYKQDLQAKKLIDFAKKLEGVARHASTHACGVVISAEPLENLVPLQHPTQDDESIVTQYEMHSIEDLGLLKIDLLGLKNLTIIENTINLIKERGGLEINIENLPLDDKKAYQLLQEGKTTGVFQLEGEGMKRYLKQLKPTIFEDITAMIALFRPGPMKFIPEYINRKYKKKKVEYLHPKLKPILEKTYGLPVYQEQLMQIAQKLAGFSLAEADVLRKAIGKKIRSLLISQKEKFIEGMIKNKIRRGVALKIWDWILPFARYGFNRAHSCCYAQIAYQTAYLKANFPCEFMAALLNSEQRDVERIGFLIDECKKMGIKVLPPEINESDENFTIGGENQIRFGLSAIKNVGWNFVEEIVKERKRRESFNSISNFLERVNTKDLNKKSMESLIRAGVFDKFGERNCLLFNLETLLEYNREIKKSQIFGQRNLFSNILGFSSQIKLKPAPPAKRAEKLAWEKELLGLYVTSHPLESFKNIFEKRVLPITNINERILGKIIKIGGIISSLKKIITKKGQPMLFLTLEDLTDKIEVIAFPSVIKKNPAPFQENKIVLISGRVDNRDGAPKIICEEIEEIVES is encoded by the coding sequence ATGAAATTCACTCATTTACATACCCACTCTCACTATTCTTTGCTCGACGGTCTACCAAAGATTGATGAGCTTTTAGATTATGCCAAAGAACTTGGGATGGAGGCCTTAGCTCTCACTGATCACGGTGCTCTTTATGGAGCAGTAGAATTTTACAAAAAGGCAAAAGAGTTGGGAATAAAACCAATTTTAGGCTCTGAGGTCTATTTGGCCTATGAAAAAATGACCCAAAAAAGACCGAACATTGACGACAAAAAATATCACCTGGTCTTGCTTATTAAAAATGAAGAGGGTTATAAAAACTTGGTCAAACTCTTAACCCGAGCCCATTTAGATGGGTTTTATTATAAACCAAGAATTGACGAGGATTTGCTTTCAAAATATAGCTCGGGCTTGATTTGTCTTTCAGGATGTTTGCAGGGGAAAATCCCAAAATTAATTTTGGCAAAAAAAATTGACGAAGTCGAAAAAATTTCTTTAAAATATCAAGAGATTTTTGGTAAAGATAATTTTTATTTGGAAATTCAACATCATCCTAATATATTAGATCAAAAAATTGTAAATAAAGCTTTAATTTCTATCTCAAAAAAATTAAATATTCCCTTGGTTGCCACTAATGATATTCACTATTTAAAGCCAGAAGATGCCGAGGCTCAGGACATTTTAATGCTTGTTAATACTGGAGCCGATCCAAATAATCCAGAGAGGTTGACTTTAAAGGCTGATGATTTTTCAATGAGAAGTCCTCAGAAAATGAAAAGAGATTTCAAAGATTCACCCGAAGCAATATTAAACACTCAAAAAATTGCCGATCTCTGCAATTTCCAATTTGAACTGGGGAAAATCCAACTTCCTCAGTTTAAAGCCCTAACACTGGAGAGTCAGGATAAATATTTAGAAAAACTCTGTTTTCAGGGCTTGAAAAAAAGATATGGTCAAAGCCCTAAGAAAAAAGTTTTAGATAGATTAAATTATGAATTGTCAATTATTGAAAAAACTGGTTTTGCTTCTTATTTTTTGATTGTCCAAGATTTTGTCAACTGGGCAAAAGAAAACGGAATTATTGTTGGTCCAGGAAGAGGTTCGGCCGGGGGTTCCCTGGTATCCTATTTATTAAATATAACCAATGTTGACCCCATAAAATATAATTTATTGTTTGAAAGGTTTCTAACCGGTGAAAGGATTTCTCTTCCTGATATTGATCTCGATTTTACCGACCAAAGAAGAGATGAGGTAATCAACTATGTTGCCAAAAGATATGGGAGAAATAAAGTCGCCCAAATCATTACCTTTGGAACAATGGCTGCCCGAGCAGCAGTCAGAGATGTTGGAAGAGCTTTGAATTATTCTTATAGTTACTGTGACCGGATTGCCAAAATGATTCCAATGGGCTTTACTTTGGATCAAACCCTGAAAATGGTTGAAGAATTCTACCAAATTTATAAACAAGATTTGCAAGCGAAAAAATTAATTGATTTTGCTAAAAAACTGGAGGGGGTGGCCCGTCATGCCTCAACTCATGCCTGCGGAGTGGTAATATCAGCCGAGCCTTTGGAAAATTTAGTGCCCTTACAACATCCCACCCAAGACGATGAATCAATTGTTACCCAGTATGAAATGCACTCCATTGAAGATTTAGGTCTTTTGAAAATAGACCTTTTAGGGCTAAAAAATCTAACTATTATTGAAAATACAATTAATCTTATTAAAGAAAGAGGAGGCCTTGAAATTAATATAGAAAATCTCCCCCTAGATGATAAAAAGGCCTACCAACTTTTACAGGAAGGAAAAACAACTGGGGTATTTCAACTGGAGGGGGAGGGAATGAAAAGATACTTGAAACAATTAAAGCCCACCATTTTTGAAGATATTACTGCCATGATTGCTCTTTTTAGACCAGGACCAATGAAATTTATCCCTGAATATATTAACAGGAAGTATAAGAAAAAAAAGGTCGAATATTTGCATCCAAAATTAAAACCAATTTTAGAAAAAACCTATGGGCTACCAGTCTACCAAGAACAGCTCATGCAAATTGCCCAGAAATTAGCTGGTTTTTCTCTGGCTGAAGCCGATGTCTTAAGAAAAGCAATCGGTAAGAAAATAAGGAGTTTATTAATTAGTCAAAAAGAAAAATTTATTGAGGGAATGATAAAAAATAAGATAAGAAGAGGAGTAGCCTTGAAAATCTGGGATTGGATTTTACCCTTTGCCAGATATGGTTTTAATCGAGCCCACAGTTGTTGCTATGCCCAAATTGCCTATCAAACCGCCTATTTGAAGGCTAATTTCCCCTGTGAATTTATGGCCGCCCTTTTAAACTCAGAACAAAGAGATGTTGAAAGAATTGGTTTTTTAATTGACGAATGTAAAAAAATGGGAATTAAGGTTTTACCTCCGGAGATTAATGAAAGCGACGAAAACTTTACTATCGGTGGTGAAAATCAAATAAGATTTGGTTTATCGGCTATTAAAAATGTTGGTTGGAATTTTGTTGAAGAAATTGTCAAAGAAAGGAAAAGAAGAGAATCATTTAATTCGATTTCTAATTTTTTAGAAAGAGTTAATACAAAAGATCTTAATAAAAAATCAATGGAAAGCTTAATTAGGGCCGGGGTCTTTGATAAATTTGGAGAAAGAAATTGTTTGCTTTTCAACCTTGAGACTCTTTTAGAATACAATCGAGAAATAAAAAAGAGTCAAATTTTTGGCCAAAGAAATCTTTTTTCTAACATCCTTGGTTTTAGTAGTCAAATAAAACTAAAACCAGCCCCGCCAGCAAAAAGGGCAGAAAAGCTTGCCTGGGAAAAAGAACTTTTAGGTCTTTATGTAACATCTCATCCTTTAGAAAGCTTTAAAAATATTTTCGAGAAACGGGTTTTACCAATTACCAATATTAATGAAAGAATTTTAGGAAAGATTATAAAAATTGGAGGGATTATTTCCTCTCTTAAGAAAATTATCACTAAAAAAGGTCAACCAATGCTCTTTTTAACTCTTGAAGATTTAACTGATAAGATTGAGGTTATCGCTTTTCCTTCGGTAATTAAAAAAAATCCAGCTCCATTTCAGGAAAATAAGATTGTTTTAATCTCAGGAAGGGTTGACAACCGAGATGGAGCGCCAAAAATAATCTGTGAAGAGATTGAAGAGATTGTGGAAAGTTAA
- the thrS gene encoding threonine--tRNA ligase: protein MKLEIIRHSLSHILAAAIQELFPGTKFGIGPAIENGFYYDFDLENPLTPGDLPKIEAKMEEIIKKNIIFKKKRVKKEKAKKIFKDQPYKLELINEISEKEVTVYETGKFIDLCQGPHVKSTKEIPTEGFKLTKIAGAYWRGNERNPMLTRIYGVAFKTKKGLKNHLQKEAEAEKRDHRILGQKLELFSFDEEVGAGLPLWHPKGAILRKIIEDYLYEELTSQGYQWVVSFHIGKLDIWKTSGHWDFYRENMYSPIKIDKEEYMLKPMNCLFHVKIYKSKIRSYKDLPIKYAECGTVYRYEKSGVLHGLMRVRGFTQDDAHIICEPDQVAQEITKLIKYGLKTLKAFGFKDYDIYLSTRPEKYAGTEKGWKKATNILKYVLKNLKLKYQIDPGGGVFYGPKIDIKIKDSLGRPWQCTTIQVDFNLPERFKITYIDKKGRKREPFMIHRVLLGSMERFIGVLLENYAGALPLWLSPEQVWIIPVGSRHKKYAKEVAEKLKKENLRVELKDTAKTVSKKIRDGEVQKIPYMLVVGDKEMKTKSVRVRKREKGDIGVMKLSKFLEKVEKEINQKK, encoded by the coding sequence ATGAAACTAGAAATTATTCGTCACTCTCTATCTCATATTTTAGCTGCAGCTATTCAGGAATTATTTCCTGGAACCAAATTTGGTATTGGCCCAGCAATTGAAAATGGCTTTTATTATGATTTTGACTTAGAAAACCCCTTAACTCCTGGAGATTTACCGAAAATTGAAGCGAAAATGGAAGAAATTATCAAAAAAAATATTATTTTTAAAAAGAAAAGGGTTAAAAAAGAAAAGGCAAAAAAGATATTCAAAGATCAACCTTATAAATTAGAACTTATAAATGAAATATCAGAAAAGGAAGTGACAGTTTATGAAACGGGCAAGTTTATTGATCTCTGCCAGGGACCTCATGTTAAATCGACAAAAGAAATTCCAACAGAGGGTTTTAAATTAACAAAAATTGCCGGCGCCTATTGGCGAGGAAATGAAAGAAATCCGATGCTAACTCGAATTTACGGAGTAGCCTTTAAAACTAAAAAGGGATTAAAAAATCATCTTCAAAAAGAAGCTGAAGCTGAGAAAAGAGATCATCGAATTCTAGGCCAGAAATTAGAGTTATTTTCTTTTGATGAAGAAGTAGGGGCTGGACTTCCTCTTTGGCATCCAAAAGGTGCAATTTTGAGAAAAATTATTGAAGATTATTTATATGAAGAATTAACTTCTCAAGGATATCAATGGGTAGTCAGTTTCCATATTGGAAAATTAGATATTTGGAAAACTTCGGGCCACTGGGACTTTTATCGGGAAAATATGTACTCCCCTATCAAAATCGATAAGGAGGAATATATGCTAAAACCGATGAACTGCCTTTTCCATGTGAAAATTTATAAATCCAAAATTCGGAGCTACAAAGATCTACCAATTAAATATGCTGAATGCGGAACGGTTTATCGGTATGAGAAGTCTGGAGTTTTACATGGGTTAATGAGGGTAAGAGGCTTTACTCAGGATGATGCTCATATTATCTGTGAACCCGACCAGGTAGCTCAGGAAATTACCAAACTCATAAAATATGGCCTTAAAACACTTAAAGCTTTCGGTTTTAAGGATTATGATATTTATCTCTCAACTCGGCCAGAAAAATATGCCGGAACAGAAAAGGGATGGAAAAAAGCAACAAACATTTTAAAATATGTTCTCAAAAACCTTAAATTAAAATACCAGATTGACCCAGGCGGTGGTGTATTTTATGGACCGAAAATTGATATTAAAATCAAGGATTCCCTTGGTCGGCCCTGGCAATGTACCACTATTCAAGTAGATTTTAATTTACCAGAAAGATTTAAGATCACTTATATTGATAAAAAAGGAAGGAAACGAGAACCTTTTATGATTCACAGAGTGCTTTTAGGCAGCATGGAGAGGTTTATCGGAGTTTTGCTTGAAAATTACGCCGGAGCCCTACCCTTATGGCTTTCTCCCGAACAAGTCTGGATAATTCCAGTTGGTTCTCGGCATAAAAAATATGCTAAAGAAGTTGCTGAAAAATTAAAAAAAGAAAATTTAAGAGTCGAATTAAAAGATACGGCGAAAACTGTCTCAAAAAAAATCAGAGACGGTGAGGTCCAAAAAATTCCCTATATGTTAGTAGTTGGTGACAAAGAAATGAAAACAAAGTCAGTAAGGGTAAGAAAGCGAGAAAAAGGAGATATAGGGGTAATGAAATTAAGTAAATTTTTAGAAAAAGTTGAAAAAGAAATAAATCAGAAAAAATAA
- the miaB gene encoding tRNA (N6-isopentenyl adenosine(37)-C2)-methylthiotransferase MiaB: MEKYYIITFGCQMNRSDSERIATILEDIGYEKASNANGADLIVVNMCSVRQSAVDRVYGLYSKFKKLKSGNKNLKTILTGCVLKEDKRKFAKLFDLILDIKDLSKWSQKLNVPCSNIYRYKEQNNDYLKIKPKYQTLFSAYVPIMTGCNNFCTFCVVPYLRGQEISRSAEEILFEVKNLISQNYKEIWLLGQNVNSYKDGKINFPKLLKTINEIKGDFWIRFTSSHPKDFSDELIDAMAKCEKVTEYLNLPVQSGDNEVLKRMNRPYTIEHYKNLVKKIREKIPEISLSTDVIVGFPGETREQFENTVKLFKKIKYNMAYIAKYSKRPQAKAFLLEDDVSYQEKERRHKILTEILKKTALEKNKKYIEKEIEVLINSSKDNICFGKTKTYKTVKLQTTNYKLQTNLVGQFVKIKIIDALPWGLKGSIEIKKEALALKLKLFET, encoded by the coding sequence ATGGAAAAATACTACATTATCACTTTTGGGTGCCAGATGAATCGTTCAGACAGTGAACGAATTGCTACAATTTTAGAAGATATCGGATATGAAAAGGCTTCGAATGCTAATGGTGCTGATTTAATTGTGGTCAATATGTGTTCGGTTAGACAATCAGCGGTTGATAGAGTTTATGGACTTTATTCTAAATTCAAAAAATTAAAAAGTGGAAATAAAAATCTCAAAACCATCTTAACTGGTTGTGTATTAAAAGAAGACAAAAGAAAGTTTGCTAAATTATTTGACTTAATTTTAGATATTAAAGATTTATCAAAATGGTCGCAAAAACTAAATGTCCCCTGTTCAAACATATACAGATACAAGGAACAGAATAACGATTACTTAAAAATTAAACCGAAATATCAAACCCTTTTTTCAGCTTATGTGCCAATAATGACAGGCTGTAATAATTTTTGCACATTTTGTGTTGTTCCCTATCTAAGAGGGCAAGAAATTTCCCGGTCGGCTGAAGAAATTCTGTTTGAGGTAAAAAATTTAATTAGTCAGAATTATAAAGAGATTTGGCTCTTGGGCCAGAATGTCAATAGTTACAAAGACGGAAAAATTAACTTCCCCAAACTTTTAAAAACGATAAACGAAATCAAAGGTGATTTTTGGATAAGATTTACCTCTTCTCATCCTAAAGATTTTTCTGATGAATTAATTGACGCGATGGCAAAATGCGAAAAAGTAACTGAGTATTTAAATTTGCCTGTCCAATCAGGCGATAATGAAGTTTTAAAACGGATGAACCGGCCCTATACAATTGAGCATTACAAAAATTTAGTTAAAAAAATCAGAGAGAAAATCCCTGAAATTTCTTTATCCACCGATGTCATTGTTGGTTTCCCCGGAGAGACAAGGGAACAGTTTGAAAATACGGTGAAACTTTTTAAAAAAATAAAATATAATATGGCTTATATTGCCAAATATTCCAAAAGACCGCAAGCAAAAGCTTTTTTATTAGAAGATGACGTCTCCTATCAGGAAAAAGAAAGAAGGCATAAAATTTTGACTGAAATTTTGAAAAAAACTGCTTTAGAAAAAAATAAAAAATACATTGAAAAAGAGATTGAGGTTCTAATAAATAGCTCAAAAGACAATATTTGTTTTGGAAAAACAAAAACTTACAAAACAGTAAAGCTACAAACTACAAACTACAAACTACAAACTAATCTGGTTGGCCAATTTGTAAAAATAAAGATTATTGATGCTTTGCCATGGGGGCTAAAGGGGAGTATTGAAATAAAAAAAGAAGCCTTAGCGTTGAAACTAAAGCTCTTTGAAACTTAA
- the miaA gene encoding tRNA (adenosine(37)-N6)-dimethylallyltransferase MiaA, producing MSTQNLPKLIVILGPTASGKTKLSIRLAKKLNGEIISADSRQIYKEMDIGTAKPSRKEIKKIPHHLIDIVWPDQEFNVAIYKKMAIKAIKNIQKRKKLPLLVGGTGLYIQAIVDNIEFPEIPPQAKLRKKLEKKTKKELFKTYKKLDPEGAEIIDKENKRRLIRAIEVCEVTGKSFWKQRKKGKPFFDILKIGIKLPKTELKKRVEKRVEKMFKLGLEKEVKNLVKKYGRGLPSLQAIGYQEWFSFAKASEDKKRRTFFSLTKNEKEEVKKLISCHTIQFAKRQMTWFKKHPAPEQVRCGASKRIHWVRNYRKAEKLIKKFLRK from the coding sequence ATGTCAACTCAAAATTTACCCAAACTAATTGTCATTTTAGGTCCAACTGCCTCAGGGAAAACAAAGCTATCTATCCGCCTTGCTAAGAAACTTAATGGTGAAATTATCTCGGCTGACTCAAGGCAGATTTATAAAGAAATGGATATTGGCACGGCAAAGCCATCAAGAAAAGAAATTAAAAAAATTCCTCATCATTTAATTGATATAGTCTGGCCAGACCAGGAATTCAATGTGGCAATTTATAAAAAGATGGCAATAAAAGCCATCAAAAATATTCAAAAAAGAAAGAAATTACCACTTTTAGTGGGAGGTACAGGTCTTTATATTCAGGCAATTGTTGATAATATTGAATTTCCAGAAATTCCTCCCCAAGCAAAATTGAGAAAAAAATTGGAGAAAAAAACCAAAAAAGAATTATTTAAAACTTATAAAAAACTAGATCCTGAGGGAGCAGAAATTATTGATAAAGAAAATAAAAGAAGGCTAATTCGGGCGATTGAGGTTTGCGAAGTTACAGGAAAATCTTTTTGGAAACAGAGAAAGAAAGGAAAACCTTTTTTTGATATTTTAAAAATTGGGATAAAACTGCCAAAAACTGAATTAAAAAAGAGGGTTGAAAAAAGAGTAGAAAAGATGTTCAAGCTGGGTCTTGAAAAAGAAGTAAAAAATTTAGTTAAAAAATATGGTCGGGGCCTTCCATCCCTTCAGGCAATTGGCTATCAGGAATGGTTCTCCTTCGCTAAAGCTTCGGAGGATAAAAAAAGAAGAACTTTTTTTTCTCTCACAAAAAATGAAAAAGAAGAAGTGAAAAAACTAATCTCGTGCCACACAATCCAATTTGCCAAGCGCCAGATGACCTGGTTCAAAAAACACCCCGCACCAGAACAAGTTCGGTGCGGGGCAAGCAAAAGAATTCATTGGGTAAGAAATTATCGAAAGGCAGAAAAATTAATAAAAAAATTTCTTAGAAAATAA
- the gatB gene encoding Asp-tRNA(Asn)/Glu-tRNA(Gln) amidotransferase subunit GatB, whose product MAYQPTIGLEIHVELNTKSKMFCSCPNDPEERNPNVNICPICLGHPGTLPTINQEAVKKVIKTGLALNCQIPEYSKFDRKNYFYPDLPKGYQISQYDMPFCKNGFLEINKKKVKIRRVHLEEDTGKLIHEKDYSLVDFNRAGIPLMELVTEPDLKSAKEARKFAEELKLILRYLNVSNADMEKGQLRVEANISLLRQIPNSKFQIPKKLGTKVEIKNLNSFRAVEKAIDYEIERQAKVLKAGKKVIQETRGWNEVSGATVGQREKEEAHDYRYFPEPDLPPLYSKKEEIEKIKAEIPELPELRRERFKEEYKLKDLEIEFFVQNKDLGEYFEKVVSEFGPRLPAEKISKLIKLAANYLITDLQGLLKGASVSGEGFLITPENFAEFIALIADGKISSKIAKIVLEEMFKTGADPSHIIEEKRLLLITDEVEIEKIVKKVISKNERAVKDFKKGKETALQFLIGQAIKETKGRANPKIVKEILVKTLDKLF is encoded by the coding sequence ATGGCATATCAACCTACAATTGGCTTGGAAATTCATGTAGAGCTCAATACAAAGAGTAAAATGTTTTGTTCTTGCCCAAATGATCCAGAGGAAAGAAATCCCAACGTTAATATCTGTCCTATTTGTTTGGGACATCCTGGGACGCTACCTACAATAAATCAAGAAGCAGTAAAAAAGGTAATAAAAACTGGACTAGCTCTAAACTGTCAGATTCCTGAATATTCAAAATTTGATCGAAAAAATTATTTTTATCCTGATTTACCAAAAGGATATCAGATTTCTCAGTACGATATGCCATTTTGTAAAAATGGATTTTTAGAAATTAATAAAAAAAAAGTTAAAATTAGAAGAGTTCATTTAGAAGAAGATACTGGTAAGTTAATTCATGAAAAAGATTATTCCTTAGTGGATTTCAATCGAGCGGGCATTCCTTTAATGGAGTTGGTAACTGAACCTGATTTGAAATCAGCCAAAGAGGCAAGGAAATTTGCTGAAGAATTAAAGTTGATTTTACGTTATTTAAATGTTTCTAATGCTGATATGGAAAAAGGCCAACTCCGCGTCGAAGCGAATATCTCACTTCTCCGCCAAATTCCAAATTCCAAATTCCAAATTCCAAAAAAACTTGGGACAAAGGTGGAGATTAAAAATTTAAACTCTTTTCGGGCGGTGGAAAAGGCGATTGATTATGAGATTGAAAGACAGGCAAAAGTTTTAAAGGCAGGTAAAAAAGTTATTCAGGAAACCAGGGGCTGGAATGAGGTTTCAGGGGCAACTGTTGGTCAAAGAGAAAAAGAAGAGGCTCATGATTATCGATATTTTCCTGAACCAGATTTACCGCCTCTTTATTCTAAAAAAGAAGAGATTGAGAAAATAAAAGCTGAAATTCCCGAACTTCCAGAGCTGAGGAGAGAAAGGTTTAAAGAAGAATACAAACTTAAAGACTTGGAAATTGAGTTTTTTGTTCAAAACAAAGACTTAGGAGAATATTTTGAAAAAGTGGTAAGTGAATTTGGGCCAAGACTTCCAGCGGAAAAAATTTCAAAATTAATAAAATTAGCCGCAAATTATCTAATTACTGATTTACAAGGACTATTAAAGGGGGCCTCAGTTTCTGGTGAAGGTTTTTTGATTACCCCGGAGAATTTTGCCGAGTTTATTGCTTTGATTGCTGATGGAAAAATTTCAAGTAAAATTGCTAAAATAGTGCTTGAGGAAATGTTTAAGACTGGAGCTGATCCTTCCCATATCATTGAAGAAAAGAGACTTTTATTGATTACAGATGAAGTTGAAATTGAAAAAATTGTCAAAAAAGTTATTTCAAAAAACGAGAGGGCAGTAAAAGATTTCAAAAAAGGAAAAGAAACGGCCCTCCAATTTTTAATTGGCCAGGCAATAAAAGAAACTAAAGGAAGAGCCAATCCAAAAATAGTTAAAGAGATATTAGTTAAAACCCTTGACAAGCTTTTTTGA
- the deoC gene encoding deoxyribose-phosphate aldolase, producing the protein MEIAKIIDHTNIKHNATAKKIKKTCQEAKKYGFRGVCVNPKFVKLVKKELKNTDIKVIVLIDPPMGISPHSKRVKFCGKAKKDGADELDVVMNVVDLKYGKYNKVLKDLKEISKILPTKVIIGSGFLTDDEIKKASKIVKESGAVCVKTATEKDPLDRFELKEKAKHLRIMRKSAPGLEIKAAGSIRTLRDLKMMVKAGADIIGTSSGVEIVKEVKK; encoded by the coding sequence ATGGAAATTGCAAAAATAATTGACCATACCAACATAAAACACAATGCTACGGCAAAAAAAATAAAAAAGACCTGCCAAGAGGCTAAAAAATATGGTTTTAGAGGAGTTTGTGTGAATCCAAAATTTGTGAAATTGGTAAAAAAAGAATTAAAGAACACTGATATCAAGGTTATTGTTTTGATTGATCCACCAATGGGAATTTCTCCTCATTCAAAAAGAGTTAAGTTTTGTGGAAAAGCAAAAAAAGATGGAGCCGATGAATTAGATGTGGTGATGAATGTTGTTGATTTAAAATATGGAAAATATAATAAAGTTTTAAAAGACTTAAAAGAAATTTCAAAAATTTTACCAACAAAAGTAATTATCGGCTCCGGTTTCCTGACCGATGATGAAATTAAAAAAGCCTCCAAAATAGTTAAAGAATCTGGCGCCGTTTGTGTTAAAACAGCAACCGAAAAAGACCCCTTAGATAGGTTTGAATTAAAAGAAAAAGCCAAGCATTTAAGGATTATGAGAAAATCGGCTCCTGGACTAGAAATTAAAGCAGCCGGTAGTATTAGAACCCTAAGAGATCTAAAGATGATGGTTAAGGCTGGAGCTGATATAATTGGCACCTCTTCAGGTGTTGAAATAGTAAAAGAAGTCAAAAAATAA